Proteins from one Ficedula albicollis isolate OC2 chromosome 3, FicAlb1.5, whole genome shotgun sequence genomic window:
- the PLEKHG1 gene encoding pleckstrin homology domain-containing family G member 1 isoform X2, whose protein sequence is MDLSDSDRPVSFSSTSSSASSRDSHCSFGSRMTLVSNSHLGLFNQDKETGAIKLELVPARRFSSNKTRKNSAVEQEDPEESLEKRPSMPRKAEPKGASKNCAMSLVTEPTSPKLLYVDRVVQEILETERMYVQDLKSIVKDYLDCITDQTKLSLGTEERSALFGNIRDIYHFNSELLQDLENCENDPVAIADCFVSKSEDFHIYTQYCTNYPRSVAVLTECMRNKALAKFFRERQEALQHSLPLGSYLLKPVQRILKYHLLLHEIENHLDKDTEGYDVVLDAIDTMQRVAWHINDMKRKHEHAIRLQEIQSLLTNWKGPDLTSYGELVLEGTFRIQRAKNERTLFLFDKMLLITKKRDEMFAYKAHILCGNLMLVEVIPKEPLSFSVFHYKNPKMQHTVQAKSQQDKRLWILHLKRLILENHPAKIPAKAKQAILEMDAIHHPGFHYSPEGEMKSSYQPKEGTTPHRVRRKSEPSSRVHKVLKSNDVSPDMQKRMGIEGALLSQATKLGSSEALLNSRKKVSLESSGLESQFQESIEPAYSSDHDETLQISATEQIDADDEEESEQQNSLQKSKGGRKRLNSQAAENVEKRRSLNLNKCESSKDPSDEESMQLNTDLPFSCTARQPQSPRQFSTPQSNSLIMDILGGGTSVRNIWTDHQIRQALFPSRRPPYENEDDEDDYQMFVPSVSTSNTSSAPGGERRGSSGRPCSWHLGQAHQNETSSPTRHKIVRRASSAGESNTCPASARYKTGERGPRKEVKAAEGSSRNAYPESSEELTIDDIEHVYDNISYEDLKLMGLTRREETRHGPQRSARDSLYEAENKSSSDSTAKKKTGNQKRTSIHASREEILLSKEAPTSSLDELRIVEDNIYDTIRLPEASLLNFKCDPLKPSKRRSFLEKDLAYCDNLRHFVSEESLQFSEDESPYHHVPIDNDYLSLVDSSSNSDSLSHKSAADKLSEEVDEIWNDLENYIKKNEEKTRDRVLAAFPVCKDDMQERLHAGSTPELSKDVEYSLSTLSLPETPIFPKTVKPRAATISEANLRLEDTTPCKENSFMSLNRSSFSSEMPFVDSPYEPASSVLSSTPAEGMENDLAVMDKTRNRVFMMARQYSQKIKKANQLLKVKSPEQDQPASRQQKLKHKDLAAILEEKKQGGPAIGARIAEYSQLYDQIVFRDSTPKVQKEAGAPPQEPSAGRFSTPMATCPPCSQPASECSKAEDWLLHSTYSNGELADFSPWSEPQDSKSKNSYTEAGTKISSKQLLSAGSVPSLQISNRLHVPAQRWSAIISQPNKENLHQDHVYNSLGRRVSSVKPQACSRSQSSSSIVVNRSGESIVYNNEIDKKRLHLNRNFRFNSHQTPGIASGLEMRRQIPENYSDMILQDSQKVLRVNRASPLTAQMATQNYFSNFKDSEEGEGDDDDDYVEIKSEDEGSDLETSQNPTRKSDPKLRNTDAVPSEMFCGKTVSCTPAKSASSKHALTPYLTAYSDSDKLNDYLWRVPSPNQQNIVQSLREKFQCLSSSSFA, encoded by the exons GATTACCTCGACTGTATCACTGATCAGACCAAGCTCTCCCTGGGAACAGAGGAGCGATCAGCCCTGTTTGGAAACATACGGGATATCTACCATTTCAACAG tgAACTTCTGCAGGATTTGGAAAACTGTGAAAATGATCCTGTGGCAATAGCAGATTGTTTTGTTTCCAAG AGTGAAGATTTCCACATATATACACAGTACTGCACCAACTACCCAAG gtctgtggctgtgctgacaGAGTGCATGAGGAACAAGGCCCTGGCCAAGTTCTTCAGAGAGCGGCAAGAAGCCCTGCAGCATTCTCTGCCCCTGGGCTCTTACCTCCTGAAACCTGTCCAACGCATCCTCAAGTACCACCTGCTTTTGCAC GAAATAGAAAACCACCTTGACAAGGACACTGAGGGCTATGATGTGGTGCTGGATGCCATAGATACCATGCAGAGAGTGGCATGGCATATAAATGACATGAAGAGGAAACATGAACACGCCATCAGGCTCCAG GAGATACAGAGTTTGCTCACTAACTGGAAAGGGCCAGACCTCACGAGTTACGGGGAGCTGGTGTTAGAAGGAACGTTCCGCATTCAGCGAGCCAAAAATGAGCGCACGTTGTTCCTCTTCGACAAGATGCTGCTAATTACAAAAAAGAGAGACGAAATGTTTGCATACAAAGCTCACATACTG TGTGGAAACCTGATGCTTGTTGAAGTAATACCAAAGGAACCACTTAGCTTTAGTGTCTTCCACTACAAAAATCCTAAGATGCAACATACTGTCCAG GCAAAGTCGCAGCAAGACAAGCGCCTTTGGATTCTTCACTTGAAGAGGTTAATTCTAGAAAACCATCCTGCTAAAATTCCTgccaag gcCAAGCAGGCAATTCTTGAAATGGATGCCATAC ATCACCCAGGCTTCCACTATAGCCCGGAGGGAGAAATGAAATCATCATACCAGCCTAAGGAAGGCACGACGCCTCACAGAGTGAGAAGGAAATCAG AACCCTCGTCTAGAGTCCATAAAGTTTTGAAGTCAAATG ATGTAAGCCCAGATATGCAGAAG cggATGGGCATTGAAGGAGCCCTATTATCTCAAGCCACCAAACTAGGATCAAGTGAAGCCCTGCTGAATTCTAGGAAGAAGGTTTCACTGGAATCCAGTGGGCTGGAGAGCCAGTTTCAAGAGTCTATTGAGCCAGCCTACAGTAGTGATCACGATGAAACTCTTCAGATTTCTGCAACAGAACAGATTGATGCTGATGATGAAGAAGAGTCTGAGCAG caaaactcactgcagaaatcaaaaggaggaagaaaaagacttAACAGTCAAGCTGCTGAAAACGTTGAAAAACGGAGAAGTCTCAATCTCAATAAATGTGAG AGCTCCAAGGACCCTTCAGATGAAGAATCAATGCAGTTGAATACTGACCTTCCATTCTCCTGCACAGCTAGACAGCCCCAGTCTCCTAGACAATTCAGCACACCCCAGAGCAACTCTCTGATCATGGATATCCTGGGGGGAGGTACCTCTGTCAGAAACATCTGGACGGACCATCAGATCAGGCAGGCATTGTTCCCCAGCCGGCGCCCACCTTACGAGAACGAAGATGATGAAGACGATTACCAGATGTTTGTGCCATCAGTGTCTACATCCAACACAAGTTCAGCTCCTGGTGGAGAAAGGAGGGGTTCTTCTGGGCGCCCATGCAGCTGGCACTTGGGGCAGGCACATCAAAACGAGACTTCCAGCCCCACTCGACATAAAATTGTTAGACgggccagcagtgctggggaaagcaACACGTGTCCAGCCAGCGCCAGGTATAAAACAGGGGAGCGTGGGCCTCGCAAGGAAGTgaaggcagcagaggggagcagcaggaatgcgTATCCCGAATCTTCAGAGGAGCTGACTATCGATGACATTGAACATGTTTATGATAATATAAGCTATGAAGACTTAAAGCTGATGGGTCTGACAAGAAGGGAGGAGACACGCCATGGTCCCCAGAGATCAGCTAGAGACTCTCTGTATGaggctgaaaacaaaagcagctcagaTTCAActgccaaaaagaaaacaggaaatcaAAAGAGGACCTCCATTCATGCTAGTAGGGAGGAAATACTGCTCAGTAAAGAAGCACCAACTTCAAGTCTGGACGAGCTCAGAATTGTTGAAGACAACATCTATGACACCATACGGCTTCCAGAAGCATCTctgctgaattttaaatgtGACCCCTTAAAACCCTCTAAAAGGAGGAGTTTTTTGGAAAAAGACTTAGCCTATTGTGACAATCTAAGACATTTTGTTTCCGAGGAGAGTCTCCAGTTCAGTGAAGATGAAAGTCCTTACCATCATGTTCCCATTGACAATGACTATTTGAGCTTAGTAGATAGTTCCTCCAACTCTGACTCGCTGTCGCATAAGTCTGCGGCAGATAAACTCTCAGAAGAAGTAGATGAGATTTGGAATGACCTGGAGAACTATAtcaagaaaaatgaggaaaagacaAGAGACCGTGTCCTTGCAGCCTTTCCTGTTTGTAAGGATGACATGCAGGAAAGGCTGCATGCTGGCAGCACACCTGAACTGAGTAAAGATGTAGAGTACTCACTGTCTACTCTCTCTCTGCCAGAAACTCCTATTTTCCCTAAAACTGTGAAGCCCAGGGCTGCCACCATAAGTGAGGCTAATCTCAGGCTTGAAGACACTACGCCATGCAAGGAGAACTCTTTTATGAGTTTGAACAGATCTTCCTTCTCCAGTGAGATGCCTTTTGTAGATAGTCCATATGAGCCTGCCAGTAGTGTTCTGTCCAGCACACCTGCAGAGGGCATGGAAAATGACTTGGCTGTTATGGACAAAACAAGGAACAGAGTTTTTATGATGGCAAGACAGTACAGTCAGAAAATTAAGAAGGCTAACCAACTTTTGAAAGTTAAAAGTCCAGAGCAGGACCAGCCAGCTAGCAGACAACAGAAATTGAAACACAAAGATCTTGCTGCTATTCTGGAGGAGAAGAAACAAGGAGGTCCTGCTATTG GTGCCAGAATAGCTGAATATTCCCAGCTTTATGACCAAATTGTCTTCAGAGACAGTACTCCTAAGGTCCAAAAGGAAGCTGGGGCCCCTCCTCAGGAGCCATCAGCTGGGAGGTTTTCCACACCCATGGCCACATGTcctccctgttcccagcctgCCAGTGAATGCTCAAAAGCAGAAGATTGGCTTTTGCATTCTACGTACAGTAATGGCGAGCTGGCAGACTTCTCTCCATGGTCTGAACCCCAGGACTCAAAGTCCAAGAACTCTTATACAGAAGCTGGTACAAAAATCAGTTCGAAGCAGTTGCTATCAGCTGGCTCGGTGCCTTCCCTTCAGATTTCCAACCGTTTGCATGTCCCAGCGCAGAGGTGGAGCGCCATTATAAGCCAACCGAACAAAGAAAACTTGCATCAAGATCATGTCTATAACTCACTGGGGAGGAGAGTGAGCAGTGTAAAACCACAGGCATGCAGCAGGTCACAGTCCTCGTCCTCAATAGTGGTCAACAGGTCTGGAGAATCAATTGTGTATAATAACGAAATTGATAAGAAAAGGCTCCATCTGAATAGGAACTTTCGGTTCAACAGCCATCAAACTCCTGGAATTGCATCAGGGCTGGAGATGAGAAGGCAGATCCCTGAAAACTATTCAGATATGATTCTACAGGATTCTCAAAAGGTCCTGAGAGTGAACAGAGCCTCCCCTCTGACGGCACAGATGGCCACTCAGaactatttttcaaatttcaaagattctgaagaaggagaaggggatgatgatgatgactaTGTTGAAATAAAGTCTGAAGATGAGGGATCTGACTTGGAGACTTCTCAGAACCCAACAAGGAAATCAGATCCTAAACTGCGTAACACAGATGCTGTTCCTTCTGAAATGTTCTGTGGCAAAACTGTCTCCTGTACTCCTGCAAAGTCTGCCAGCAGCAAACATGCACTTACCCCGTATCTGACTGCATACAGTGATTCAGATAAACTGAATGACTACCTGTGGAGAGTACCATCTCCTAATCAGCAGAATATTGTCCAGTCTTTAAGGGAAAAGTTTCAGTGTCTCAGTTCAAGTAGCTTTGCTTGA
- the PLEKHG1 gene encoding pleckstrin homology domain-containing family G member 1 isoform X1 encodes MRNKALAKFFRERQEALQHSLPLGSYLLKPVQRILKYHLLLHEIENHLDKDTEGYDVVLDAIDTMQRVAWHINDMKRKHEHAIRLQEIQSLLTNWKGPDLTSYGELVLEGTFRIQRAKNERTLFLFDKMLLITKKRDEMFAYKAHILCGNLMLVEVIPKEPLSFSVFHYKNPKMQHTVQAKSQQDKRLWILHLKRLILENHPAKIPAKAKQAILEMDAIHHPGFHYSPEGEMKSSYQPKEGTTPHRVRRKSEPSSRVHKVLKSNDVSPDMQKRMGIEGALLSQATKLGSSEALLNSRKKVSLESSGLESQFQESIEPAYSSDHDETLQISATEQIDADDEEESEQQNSLQKSKGGRKRLNSQAAENVEKRRSLNLNKCESSKDPSDEESMQLNTDLPFSCTARQPQSPRQFSTPQSNSLIMDILGGGTSVRNIWTDHQIRQALFPSRRPPYENEDDEDDYQMFVPSVSTSNTSSAPGGERRGSSGRPCSWHLGQAHQNETSSPTRHKIVRRASSAGESNTCPASARYKTGERGPRKEVKAAEGSSRNAYPESSEELTIDDIEHVYDNISYEDLKLMGLTRREETRHGPQRSARDSLYEAENKSSSDSTAKKKTGNQKRTSIHASREEILLSKEAPTSSLDELRIVEDNIYDTIRLPEASLLNFKCDPLKPSKRRSFLEKDLAYCDNLRHFVSEESLQFSEDESPYHHVPIDNDYLSLVDSSSNSDSLSHKSAADKLSEEVDEIWNDLENYIKKNEEKTRDRVLAAFPVCKDDMQERLHAGSTPELSKDVEYSLSTLSLPETPIFPKTVKPRAATISEANLRLEDTTPCKENSFMSLNRSSFSSEMPFVDSPYEPASSVLSSTPAEGMENDLAVMDKTRNRVFMMARQYSQKIKKANQLLKVKSPEQDQPASRQQKLKHKDLAAILEEKKQGGPAIGARIAEYSQLYDQIVFRDSTPKVQKEAGAPPQEPSAGRFSTPMATCPPCSQPASECSKAEDWLLHSTYSNGELADFSPWSEPQDSKSKNSYTEAGTKISSKQLLSAGSVPSLQISNRLHVPAQRWSAIISQPNKENLHQDHVYNSLGRRVSSVKPQACSRSQSSSSIVVNRSGESIVYNNEIDKKRLHLNRNFRFNSHQTPGIASGLEMRRQIPENYSDMILQDSQKVLRVNRASPLTAQMATQNYFSNFKDSEEGEGDDDDDYVEIKSEDEGSDLETSQNPTRKSDPKLRNTDAVPSEMFCGKTVSCTPAKSASSKHALTPYLTAYSDSDKLNDYLWRVPSPNQQNIVQSLREKFQCLSSSSFA; translated from the exons ATGAGGAACAAGGCCCTGGCCAAGTTCTTCAGAGAGCGGCAAGAAGCCCTGCAGCATTCTCTGCCCCTGGGCTCTTACCTCCTGAAACCTGTCCAACGCATCCTCAAGTACCACCTGCTTTTGCAC GAAATAGAAAACCACCTTGACAAGGACACTGAGGGCTATGATGTGGTGCTGGATGCCATAGATACCATGCAGAGAGTGGCATGGCATATAAATGACATGAAGAGGAAACATGAACACGCCATCAGGCTCCAG GAGATACAGAGTTTGCTCACTAACTGGAAAGGGCCAGACCTCACGAGTTACGGGGAGCTGGTGTTAGAAGGAACGTTCCGCATTCAGCGAGCCAAAAATGAGCGCACGTTGTTCCTCTTCGACAAGATGCTGCTAATTACAAAAAAGAGAGACGAAATGTTTGCATACAAAGCTCACATACTG TGTGGAAACCTGATGCTTGTTGAAGTAATACCAAAGGAACCACTTAGCTTTAGTGTCTTCCACTACAAAAATCCTAAGATGCAACATACTGTCCAG GCAAAGTCGCAGCAAGACAAGCGCCTTTGGATTCTTCACTTGAAGAGGTTAATTCTAGAAAACCATCCTGCTAAAATTCCTgccaag gcCAAGCAGGCAATTCTTGAAATGGATGCCATAC ATCACCCAGGCTTCCACTATAGCCCGGAGGGAGAAATGAAATCATCATACCAGCCTAAGGAAGGCACGACGCCTCACAGAGTGAGAAGGAAATCAG AACCCTCGTCTAGAGTCCATAAAGTTTTGAAGTCAAATG ATGTAAGCCCAGATATGCAGAAG cggATGGGCATTGAAGGAGCCCTATTATCTCAAGCCACCAAACTAGGATCAAGTGAAGCCCTGCTGAATTCTAGGAAGAAGGTTTCACTGGAATCCAGTGGGCTGGAGAGCCAGTTTCAAGAGTCTATTGAGCCAGCCTACAGTAGTGATCACGATGAAACTCTTCAGATTTCTGCAACAGAACAGATTGATGCTGATGATGAAGAAGAGTCTGAGCAG caaaactcactgcagaaatcaaaaggaggaagaaaaagacttAACAGTCAAGCTGCTGAAAACGTTGAAAAACGGAGAAGTCTCAATCTCAATAAATGTGAG AGCTCCAAGGACCCTTCAGATGAAGAATCAATGCAGTTGAATACTGACCTTCCATTCTCCTGCACAGCTAGACAGCCCCAGTCTCCTAGACAATTCAGCACACCCCAGAGCAACTCTCTGATCATGGATATCCTGGGGGGAGGTACCTCTGTCAGAAACATCTGGACGGACCATCAGATCAGGCAGGCATTGTTCCCCAGCCGGCGCCCACCTTACGAGAACGAAGATGATGAAGACGATTACCAGATGTTTGTGCCATCAGTGTCTACATCCAACACAAGTTCAGCTCCTGGTGGAGAAAGGAGGGGTTCTTCTGGGCGCCCATGCAGCTGGCACTTGGGGCAGGCACATCAAAACGAGACTTCCAGCCCCACTCGACATAAAATTGTTAGACgggccagcagtgctggggaaagcaACACGTGTCCAGCCAGCGCCAGGTATAAAACAGGGGAGCGTGGGCCTCGCAAGGAAGTgaaggcagcagaggggagcagcaggaatgcgTATCCCGAATCTTCAGAGGAGCTGACTATCGATGACATTGAACATGTTTATGATAATATAAGCTATGAAGACTTAAAGCTGATGGGTCTGACAAGAAGGGAGGAGACACGCCATGGTCCCCAGAGATCAGCTAGAGACTCTCTGTATGaggctgaaaacaaaagcagctcagaTTCAActgccaaaaagaaaacaggaaatcaAAAGAGGACCTCCATTCATGCTAGTAGGGAGGAAATACTGCTCAGTAAAGAAGCACCAACTTCAAGTCTGGACGAGCTCAGAATTGTTGAAGACAACATCTATGACACCATACGGCTTCCAGAAGCATCTctgctgaattttaaatgtGACCCCTTAAAACCCTCTAAAAGGAGGAGTTTTTTGGAAAAAGACTTAGCCTATTGTGACAATCTAAGACATTTTGTTTCCGAGGAGAGTCTCCAGTTCAGTGAAGATGAAAGTCCTTACCATCATGTTCCCATTGACAATGACTATTTGAGCTTAGTAGATAGTTCCTCCAACTCTGACTCGCTGTCGCATAAGTCTGCGGCAGATAAACTCTCAGAAGAAGTAGATGAGATTTGGAATGACCTGGAGAACTATAtcaagaaaaatgaggaaaagacaAGAGACCGTGTCCTTGCAGCCTTTCCTGTTTGTAAGGATGACATGCAGGAAAGGCTGCATGCTGGCAGCACACCTGAACTGAGTAAAGATGTAGAGTACTCACTGTCTACTCTCTCTCTGCCAGAAACTCCTATTTTCCCTAAAACTGTGAAGCCCAGGGCTGCCACCATAAGTGAGGCTAATCTCAGGCTTGAAGACACTACGCCATGCAAGGAGAACTCTTTTATGAGTTTGAACAGATCTTCCTTCTCCAGTGAGATGCCTTTTGTAGATAGTCCATATGAGCCTGCCAGTAGTGTTCTGTCCAGCACACCTGCAGAGGGCATGGAAAATGACTTGGCTGTTATGGACAAAACAAGGAACAGAGTTTTTATGATGGCAAGACAGTACAGTCAGAAAATTAAGAAGGCTAACCAACTTTTGAAAGTTAAAAGTCCAGAGCAGGACCAGCCAGCTAGCAGACAACAGAAATTGAAACACAAAGATCTTGCTGCTATTCTGGAGGAGAAGAAACAAGGAGGTCCTGCTATTG GTGCCAGAATAGCTGAATATTCCCAGCTTTATGACCAAATTGTCTTCAGAGACAGTACTCCTAAGGTCCAAAAGGAAGCTGGGGCCCCTCCTCAGGAGCCATCAGCTGGGAGGTTTTCCACACCCATGGCCACATGTcctccctgttcccagcctgCCAGTGAATGCTCAAAAGCAGAAGATTGGCTTTTGCATTCTACGTACAGTAATGGCGAGCTGGCAGACTTCTCTCCATGGTCTGAACCCCAGGACTCAAAGTCCAAGAACTCTTATACAGAAGCTGGTACAAAAATCAGTTCGAAGCAGTTGCTATCAGCTGGCTCGGTGCCTTCCCTTCAGATTTCCAACCGTTTGCATGTCCCAGCGCAGAGGTGGAGCGCCATTATAAGCCAACCGAACAAAGAAAACTTGCATCAAGATCATGTCTATAACTCACTGGGGAGGAGAGTGAGCAGTGTAAAACCACAGGCATGCAGCAGGTCACAGTCCTCGTCCTCAATAGTGGTCAACAGGTCTGGAGAATCAATTGTGTATAATAACGAAATTGATAAGAAAAGGCTCCATCTGAATAGGAACTTTCGGTTCAACAGCCATCAAACTCCTGGAATTGCATCAGGGCTGGAGATGAGAAGGCAGATCCCTGAAAACTATTCAGATATGATTCTACAGGATTCTCAAAAGGTCCTGAGAGTGAACAGAGCCTCCCCTCTGACGGCACAGATGGCCACTCAGaactatttttcaaatttcaaagattctgaagaaggagaaggggatgatgatgatgactaTGTTGAAATAAAGTCTGAAGATGAGGGATCTGACTTGGAGACTTCTCAGAACCCAACAAGGAAATCAGATCCTAAACTGCGTAACACAGATGCTGTTCCTTCTGAAATGTTCTGTGGCAAAACTGTCTCCTGTACTCCTGCAAAGTCTGCCAGCAGCAAACATGCACTTACCCCGTATCTGACTGCATACAGTGATTCAGATAAACTGAATGACTACCTGTGGAGAGTACCATCTCCTAATCAGCAGAATATTGTCCAGTCTTTAAGGGAAAAGTTTCAGTGTCTCAGTTCAAGTAGCTTTGCTTGA